The genomic DNA GACACCACCGTGCCGGGCAACCCAGTCACCCTCGACACCGACGCCCTGCGAGACCTCCACGGCGCGGCCCGCGTGCGGGCCTTCGAGACGTTCCTGTGCCGCAGCCTGGCACCCCACCTCCACGTCCCGCCGGCCCACCGGGTCTCCCTGACCCGGCCGCTGTACGCCCAGGGCATCGACTCGCTGACCGCGCTGGCCCTCCAGCGCACCCTGGAGTCGGCGCTGGGAATTCC from Streptomyces sp. CB09001 includes the following:
- a CDS encoding acyl carrier protein codes for the protein MPGNPVTLDTDALRDLHGAARVRAFETFLCRSLAPHLHVPPAHRVSLTRPLYAQGIDSLTALALQRTLESALGIPVPSHQLLREQTVGELAAVLSTTTERAAPEEATG